The Cyclopterus lumpus isolate fCycLum1 chromosome 12, fCycLum1.pri, whole genome shotgun sequence genome window below encodes:
- the sec31a gene encoding protein transport protein Sec31A isoform X1, whose translation MKLKEINRTAIQSWSPAQHHPIYLATGTSAQQLDASFSTNASLEFFELDLTDPSLDMKSCGSLSSSHRYHKLAWGPYGMDDEGHPSGVLIAGGEHGNVILYDAAKIMAGETDVIIAESDKHTGPVRALDVNPFQTNLVASGGNESEIYIWDMNNFGSPMTPGPKTQPLEDISCVAWNRQVQHILASASPSGRASVWDLRKNDLIIKVSDHSNRMHCSGLAWNPEVATQLVLSSEDDRMPVIQMWDLRFATSPFKILENHTRGVLSINWSLADPELLLSCGKDNRILCWNPNTAEVVYELPTSSQWCFDIQWCPRNPAVLSAASFDGHIDVYSIMGGTNQAQSQRHADQISNAFVNLDPFGTGQTLPPLQLPQTAAPPVTVNPLKKPPKWIRRPVGASFAFGGKLVSLENAKPNAQQPASHVVHISQVVTETAFLKRSDRLQATLSGGGFVGFCQEKIDAAENEFEKTLWSFLKANFESDIRSKYLELLGYNKEELALKISAALEEKPAEPPQVEVPAPIRLQPLPEVSIVPPADTPEAAFDLIAAAAVPPPAGTPEEAFDLIAAAAVPPAGTPEEAFDMIAAAAVPPPADTPEAAFDMIAAENLQPAATMELDSDLDPETEEPAAEDPEDAPPSEPEENGDQVIPAEEAEEEAEEEAEEEEIPLEEEKEEEEEAAAAPAPMEEEPSPPETSAPVEEPAVDPNPAPAPTPAQAEGVSLSISPDVDGLITQALLTGDFEGAVELCLHDNRMADSIILAIAGGAELLEKTQKKYFTKTHSKITKLISAVVMKDWHDILKTCDLQNWKEALAAVMTYAQPEEFSSLCDLLGGRLEAAVDAQLQAQACLCYICAGNVEKLVSCWTKAQGGHCPLSLQDLVEKVVVLRRAVEQTQRSSPTAIGILLAEKMSQYAGLLASQGSLSTAITYLPDNTNQVSVQQLRDRLSRALGQRAAPAAPAQTQRARSQLPAPTQTQPRHSFTPIQPAAAPQPTAAAPVPMLTPAASAPAQPQYYQPVRAAPTVTSWSNQTPTALPNVQPPPLQAEPPNSMYGMPPSCTAAAPPASSTPAYTYSQQYQPYPQVDQYAPGSGGAPLYQPHQYSSSAAPPPAEPPGFFSQYTQPTSPVYPGHPPVSQCLSSSPTSRPPFFPSPSSSSSFTAPPSSGGSFQHGGPGSPVSYMPRPPPPIGFSGPQNGWNDPPALNRASKKKPPPMNYTPPAPITAPIMAPLGADPQAQLVPSGAPQAMGQGHHGAQTPSSGMQQQHQQQHQQHQQQQLSPPMNPALPKTSMEGAPGAPTGDVIQPLRSIPAEKIMKKPIPEEHLVLKNTFEGLIQKCLAVATDPQTKRKLDDANKRLEALYDKLREQTLSPAIVGGLHNIARSIESRAYAEGLGIHTHIVSHSNFSETSAFMPVLKVVLTQANKLGV comes from the exons GCACCAATGCCTCCTTGGAGTTTTTCGAGCTGGACTTGACTGATCCGTCTCtggacatgaagtcatgtggcagcctctcctcctctcacag ATATCACAAACTGGCGTGGGGTCCCTATGGAATGGATGACGAAGGCCACCCATCTGGGGTCCTTATCGCAGGAGGCGAGCACGGCAACGTGATCCTGTACGACGCCGCGAAGATCATGGCGGGAGAGACCGACGTGATCATCGCTGAGAGTGACAAGCACACGGGGCCCGTGAGAGCTCTCGACGTCAACCCGTTCCAG ACAAACCTGGTTGCATCAGGTGGGAATGAGTCTGAAATCTATATCTGGGACATGAATAACTTTGGCTCTCCAATGACACCAGGACCTAAAACTCAG CCTCTGGAGGACATCAGCTGCGTGGCGTGGAACAGACAGGTGCAGCACATCCTGGCCTCCGCCAGCCCGAGTGGCCGAGCCTCCGTGTGGGACCTCCGCAAGAATGACCTCATCATTAAAGTCAGCGACCACAGCAACAGA atgcactGCTCCGGTCTGGCTTGGAACCCAGAAGTCGCCACTCAGCTGGTCTTGTCGTCGGAGGACGACCGGATGCCGGTCATCCAGATGTGGGACTTGCGTTTCGCTACCTCTCCTTTCAAGATTTTAGAGAACCACACacg CGGCGTCCTGTCCATCAACTGGAGCTTGGCCGATCCTGAGCTGCTCCTGAGCTGCGGGAAGGACAACCGGATCCTGTGCTGGAATCCAAACACAGCCGAG GTGGTGTACGAGTTGCCCACCAGCAGCCAGTGGTGCTTCGACATCCAGTGGTGTCCCAGGAACCCCGCGGTGCTGTCGGCCGCCAGCTTCGACGGACACATCGACGTTTATTCCATCATGGGCGGCACCAACCAGGCGCAGAGCCAGAGGCACGCCGACCAG ATCAGCAACGCGTTTGTGAACCTGGATCCGTTTGGGACCGGGCAAACGTTGCCCCCGCTGCAGCTGCCCCAGACGGCGGCCCCGCCGGTGACGGTCAACCCCCTGAAGAAGCCGCCCAAGTGGATCCGCAGACCCGTCGGAGCCTCGTTCGCC TTCGGCGGGAAGCTGGTGTCCTTGGAGAACGCAAAGCCCAACGCGCAGCAGCCGGCGTCGCACGTCGTGCACATCAGCCAGGTCGTCACGGAAACGGCCTTCTTGAAGCGCTCCGACCGGCTGCAGGCCACGCTGAGCGGCGGCGGCTTCGTGGGCTTCTGCCAGGAAAAGATCGACGCGGCGGAAAATGAGTTTGAAAAGACGCTCTGGTCTTTCCTCAAG gcTAATTTTGAAAGTGATATTCGCAGCAAATACCTCGAACTTCTGGGGTACAACAAAGAGGAACTGGCCTTGAAG ATTTCCGCGGCACTGGAGGAAAAGCCTGCTGAGCCTCCGCAG GTGGAGGTGCCGGCTCCAATCAGGCTGCAGCCTTTACCAGAAGTCAGCATCGTGCCGCCCGCTGACACTCCCGAAGCGGCGTTCGACCTGATCGCTGCAGCAGCCGTGCCGCCGCCCGCTGGCACTCCCGAGGAGGCGTTCGACCTGATCGCCGCAGCAGCCGTGCCGCCTGCTGGCACTCCCGAGGAGGCGTTCGATATGATCGCTGCAGCAGCCGTGCCGCCGCCCGCTGACACTCCCGAAGCGGCCTTTGATATGATCGCCGCGGAAAACCTTCAGCCGGCAGCCACGATGGAACTGGACTCCGACCTCGACCCCGAGACTGAAGAGCCAGCAGCAGAAGATCCAGAAGACGCTCCTCCCAGCGAACCAGAAGAAAATGGCGACCAGGTCATTCCAgcggaggaagcagaggaggaagcagaggaggaagcagaggaagaagagatccccttggaggaggagaaggaggaggaggag gaggcggcggcggcgccggCACCAATGGAGGAGGAGCCCAGTCCTCCTGAGACCTCGGCTCCGGTCGAGGAGCCCGCGGTGGATCCAAATCCGGCTCCGGCTCCGACTCCGGCACAAGCGGAAGGAGTCAGTCTCAGCATCAGTCCAG ATGTGGACGGGCTCATCACACAAGCCCTGCTGACCGGAGACTTTGAGGGAGCTGTTGAGCtctgtctccatgacaaccGAATGGCAGACAGCATCATCCTGGCCATCGCCGGAGGCGCCGAGCTCCTGGAGAAAACCCAGAAGAAGTATTTCACAAAGACGCACAGCAAGATAACCAAG CTGATCAGTGCGGTGGTGATGAAAGACTGGCACGACATCCTGAAGACGTGCGACCTGCAGAACTGGAAGGAGGCTCTGGCTGCTGTCATGACCTACGCTCAGCCCGAGGAGTTCTCTTCCCTCTGCG ACCTTCTCGGGGGCAGACTGGAGGCAGCAGTGGACGCCCAATTGCAAGCCCAGGCCTGTCTGTGTTACATCTGTGCTGGAAACGTGGAGAAACTCGTGTCTTGCTGGACCAAAGCTCAGGGCGGACACTGTCCCCTCTCCCTCCAG GACCTGGTGGAGAAGGTGGTGGTGCTGCGACGTGCAGTGGAGCAGACCCAGCGCTCCAGTCCCACTGCGATCGGCATCCTGCTGGCCGAGAAGATGAGCCAGTATGCCGGCCTGCTGGCCTCGCAGGGCAGTCTGTCCACCGCCATCACCTACCTGCCCGACAACACCAACCAG GTTTCTGTACAGCAGCTTCGTGACCGTCTCAGTCGAGCTCTGGGGCAGCGAGCGGCTCCGGCTGCTCCGGCACAAACCCAGAGAGCTCGGTCTCAGCTGCCTGCCCCGACCCAGACTCAGCCCCGGCATTCGTTCACCCCGATCCAGCCCGCCGCGGCGCCTCAGCCCACTGCGGCAGCTCCGGTGCCCATGCTCACGCCTGCTGCCTCCGCACCTGCACAGCCGCAGTATTACCAGCCA GTGAGGGCTGCGCCCACTGTCACCTCTTGGAGCAACCAGACTCCCACGGCCCTCCCCAATGTGCAACCGCCTCCTCTTCAg gcGGAGCCTCCGAACTCCATGTACGGGATGCCTCCCTCCTGCACGGCGGCTGCTCCTCCGGCCTCCTCCACTCCTGCATACACGTACTCCCAGCAGTACCAGC CATACCCCCAGGTCGACCAGTACGCACCTGGATCTGGGGGCGCTCCTctctatcagcctcatcagtACTCCTCCTCTGCCGCGCCTCCTCCTGCAGAGCCACCCGGCTTTTTCTCTCAGTACACACAGCCGACGTCTCCGGTCTATCCCGGACATCCTCCCGTCAGCCAGTGcctgtcctcctcccccacttcccgtcctcctttctttccctccccctcctcctcttcctcctttaccGCTCCTCCGTCCTCCGGAGGGTCTTTCCAGCATGGCGGGCCGGGATCTCCTGTGTCGTACATGCCTCGTCCTCCGCCGCCGATCGGATTCTCAG GGCCTCAGAATGGCTGGAATGACCCGCCGGCCCTGAACAGAGCATCGAAGAAGAAG CCGCCTCCAATGAACTACACCCCTCCTGCCCCCATCACTGCCCCCATCATGGCTCCGCTGGGCGCCGACCCTCAGGCCCAGCTGGTCCCCTCTGGGGCTCCTCAAGCTATGGGCCAGGGGCATCACGGTGCCCAGACCCCCTCCTCaggcatgcagcagcagcaccagcagcagcaccagcagcaccagcagcagcagctctcccCTCCCATGAACCCTGCATTGCCCAAAACCAGTATGGAGGGGGCACCAGGAGCTCCCACTGGAGATgttatacag CCTCTGCGGTCCATCCCCGCGGAGAAGATCATGAAGAAGCCGATCCCCGAGGAGCACCTGGTCCTGAAGAACACGTTCGAGGGGCTCATCCAGAAGTGCTTGGCTGTAGCCACCGACCCG CAAACCAAGAGGAAGCTCGACGACGCCAACAAACGTCTGGAGGCGCTCTACGACAAACTCCGAGAGCAGACG CTCTCTCCTGCCATTGTAGGAGGACTTCATAACATCGCCAGGAGCATCGAGTCCCGAGCCTACGCCGAGGGCCTcggcatccacacacacatcgtcAGTCACAGCAACTTCAGCGAGACGTCGGCGTTCATGCCCGTCCTCAAGGTGGTGCTGACGCAAGCCAACAAACTCGGGGTGTGA
- the sec31a gene encoding protein transport protein Sec31A isoform X2, with protein sequence MKLKEINRTAIQSWSPAQHHPIYLATGTSAQQLDASFSTNASLEFFELDLTDPSLDMKSCGSLSSSHRYHKLAWGPYGMDDEGHPSGVLIAGGEHGNVILYDAAKIMAGETDVIIAESDKHTGPVRALDVNPFQTNLVASGGNESEIYIWDMNNFGSPMTPGPKTQPLEDISCVAWNRQVQHILASASPSGRASVWDLRKNDLIIKVSDHSNRMHCSGLAWNPEVATQLVLSSEDDRMPVIQMWDLRFATSPFKILENHTRGVLSINWSLADPELLLSCGKDNRILCWNPNTAEVVYELPTSSQWCFDIQWCPRNPAVLSAASFDGHIDVYSIMGGTNQAQSQRHADQISNAFVNLDPFGTGQTLPPLQLPQTAAPPVTVNPLKKPPKWIRRPVGASFAFGGKLVSLENAKPNAQQPASHVVHISQVVTETAFLKRSDRLQATLSGGGFVGFCQEKIDAAENEFEKTLWSFLKANFESDIRSKYLELLGYNKEELALKISAALEEKPAEPPQVEVPAPIRLQPLPEVSIVPPADTPEAAFDLIAAAAVPPPAGTPEEAFDLIAAAAVPPAGTPEEAFDMIAAAAVPPPADTPEAAFDMIAAENLQPAATMELDSDLDPETEEPAAEDPEDAPPSEPEENGDQVIPAEEAEEEAEEEAEEEEIPLEEEKEEEEEEAAAAPAPMEEEPSPPETSAPVEEPAVDPNPAPAPTPAQAEGVSLSISPDVDGLITQALLTGDFEGAVELCLHDNRMADSIILAIAGGAELLEKTQKKYFTKTHSKITKLISAVVMKDWHDILKTCDLQNWKEALAAVMTYAQPEEFSSLCDLLGGRLEAAVDAQLQAQACLCYICAGNVEKLVSCWTKAQGGHCPLSLQDLVEKVVVLRRAVEQTQRSSPTAIGILLAEKMSQYAGLLASQGSLSTAITYLPDNTNQVSVQQLRDRLSRALGQRAAPAAPAQTQRARSQLPAPTQTQPRHSFTPIQPAAAPQPTAAAPVPMLTPAASAPAQPQYYQPAEPPNSMYGMPPSCTAAAPPASSTPAYTYSQQYQPYPQVDQYAPGSGGAPLYQPHQYSSSAAPPPAEPPGFFSQYTQPTSPVYPGHPPVSQCLSSSPTSRPPFFPSPSSSSSFTAPPSSGGSFQHGGPGSPVSYMPRPPPPIGFSGPQNGWNDPPALNRASKKKPPPMNYTPPAPITAPIMAPLGADPQAQLVPSGAPQAMGQGHHGAQTPSSGMQQQHQQQHQQHQQQQLSPPMNPALPKTSMEGAPGAPTGDVIQPLRSIPAEKIMKKPIPEEHLVLKNTFEGLIQKCLAVATDPQTKRKLDDANKRLEALYDKLREQTLSPAIVGGLHNIARSIESRAYAEGLGIHTHIVSHSNFSETSAFMPVLKVVLTQANKLGV encoded by the exons GCACCAATGCCTCCTTGGAGTTTTTCGAGCTGGACTTGACTGATCCGTCTCtggacatgaagtcatgtggcagcctctcctcctctcacag ATATCACAAACTGGCGTGGGGTCCCTATGGAATGGATGACGAAGGCCACCCATCTGGGGTCCTTATCGCAGGAGGCGAGCACGGCAACGTGATCCTGTACGACGCCGCGAAGATCATGGCGGGAGAGACCGACGTGATCATCGCTGAGAGTGACAAGCACACGGGGCCCGTGAGAGCTCTCGACGTCAACCCGTTCCAG ACAAACCTGGTTGCATCAGGTGGGAATGAGTCTGAAATCTATATCTGGGACATGAATAACTTTGGCTCTCCAATGACACCAGGACCTAAAACTCAG CCTCTGGAGGACATCAGCTGCGTGGCGTGGAACAGACAGGTGCAGCACATCCTGGCCTCCGCCAGCCCGAGTGGCCGAGCCTCCGTGTGGGACCTCCGCAAGAATGACCTCATCATTAAAGTCAGCGACCACAGCAACAGA atgcactGCTCCGGTCTGGCTTGGAACCCAGAAGTCGCCACTCAGCTGGTCTTGTCGTCGGAGGACGACCGGATGCCGGTCATCCAGATGTGGGACTTGCGTTTCGCTACCTCTCCTTTCAAGATTTTAGAGAACCACACacg CGGCGTCCTGTCCATCAACTGGAGCTTGGCCGATCCTGAGCTGCTCCTGAGCTGCGGGAAGGACAACCGGATCCTGTGCTGGAATCCAAACACAGCCGAG GTGGTGTACGAGTTGCCCACCAGCAGCCAGTGGTGCTTCGACATCCAGTGGTGTCCCAGGAACCCCGCGGTGCTGTCGGCCGCCAGCTTCGACGGACACATCGACGTTTATTCCATCATGGGCGGCACCAACCAGGCGCAGAGCCAGAGGCACGCCGACCAG ATCAGCAACGCGTTTGTGAACCTGGATCCGTTTGGGACCGGGCAAACGTTGCCCCCGCTGCAGCTGCCCCAGACGGCGGCCCCGCCGGTGACGGTCAACCCCCTGAAGAAGCCGCCCAAGTGGATCCGCAGACCCGTCGGAGCCTCGTTCGCC TTCGGCGGGAAGCTGGTGTCCTTGGAGAACGCAAAGCCCAACGCGCAGCAGCCGGCGTCGCACGTCGTGCACATCAGCCAGGTCGTCACGGAAACGGCCTTCTTGAAGCGCTCCGACCGGCTGCAGGCCACGCTGAGCGGCGGCGGCTTCGTGGGCTTCTGCCAGGAAAAGATCGACGCGGCGGAAAATGAGTTTGAAAAGACGCTCTGGTCTTTCCTCAAG gcTAATTTTGAAAGTGATATTCGCAGCAAATACCTCGAACTTCTGGGGTACAACAAAGAGGAACTGGCCTTGAAG ATTTCCGCGGCACTGGAGGAAAAGCCTGCTGAGCCTCCGCAG GTGGAGGTGCCGGCTCCAATCAGGCTGCAGCCTTTACCAGAAGTCAGCATCGTGCCGCCCGCTGACACTCCCGAAGCGGCGTTCGACCTGATCGCTGCAGCAGCCGTGCCGCCGCCCGCTGGCACTCCCGAGGAGGCGTTCGACCTGATCGCCGCAGCAGCCGTGCCGCCTGCTGGCACTCCCGAGGAGGCGTTCGATATGATCGCTGCAGCAGCCGTGCCGCCGCCCGCTGACACTCCCGAAGCGGCCTTTGATATGATCGCCGCGGAAAACCTTCAGCCGGCAGCCACGATGGAACTGGACTCCGACCTCGACCCCGAGACTGAAGAGCCAGCAGCAGAAGATCCAGAAGACGCTCCTCCCAGCGAACCAGAAGAAAATGGCGACCAGGTCATTCCAgcggaggaagcagaggaggaagcagaggaggaagcagaggaagaagagatccccttggaggaggagaaggaggaggaggagg aggaggcggcggcggcgccggCACCAATGGAGGAGGAGCCCAGTCCTCCTGAGACCTCGGCTCCGGTCGAGGAGCCCGCGGTGGATCCAAATCCGGCTCCGGCTCCGACTCCGGCACAAGCGGAAGGAGTCAGTCTCAGCATCAGTCCAG ATGTGGACGGGCTCATCACACAAGCCCTGCTGACCGGAGACTTTGAGGGAGCTGTTGAGCtctgtctccatgacaaccGAATGGCAGACAGCATCATCCTGGCCATCGCCGGAGGCGCCGAGCTCCTGGAGAAAACCCAGAAGAAGTATTTCACAAAGACGCACAGCAAGATAACCAAG CTGATCAGTGCGGTGGTGATGAAAGACTGGCACGACATCCTGAAGACGTGCGACCTGCAGAACTGGAAGGAGGCTCTGGCTGCTGTCATGACCTACGCTCAGCCCGAGGAGTTCTCTTCCCTCTGCG ACCTTCTCGGGGGCAGACTGGAGGCAGCAGTGGACGCCCAATTGCAAGCCCAGGCCTGTCTGTGTTACATCTGTGCTGGAAACGTGGAGAAACTCGTGTCTTGCTGGACCAAAGCTCAGGGCGGACACTGTCCCCTCTCCCTCCAG GACCTGGTGGAGAAGGTGGTGGTGCTGCGACGTGCAGTGGAGCAGACCCAGCGCTCCAGTCCCACTGCGATCGGCATCCTGCTGGCCGAGAAGATGAGCCAGTATGCCGGCCTGCTGGCCTCGCAGGGCAGTCTGTCCACCGCCATCACCTACCTGCCCGACAACACCAACCAG GTTTCTGTACAGCAGCTTCGTGACCGTCTCAGTCGAGCTCTGGGGCAGCGAGCGGCTCCGGCTGCTCCGGCACAAACCCAGAGAGCTCGGTCTCAGCTGCCTGCCCCGACCCAGACTCAGCCCCGGCATTCGTTCACCCCGATCCAGCCCGCCGCGGCGCCTCAGCCCACTGCGGCAGCTCCGGTGCCCATGCTCACGCCTGCTGCCTCCGCACCTGCACAGCCGCAGTATTACCAGCCA gcGGAGCCTCCGAACTCCATGTACGGGATGCCTCCCTCCTGCACGGCGGCTGCTCCTCCGGCCTCCTCCACTCCTGCATACACGTACTCCCAGCAGTACCAGC CATACCCCCAGGTCGACCAGTACGCACCTGGATCTGGGGGCGCTCCTctctatcagcctcatcagtACTCCTCCTCTGCCGCGCCTCCTCCTGCAGAGCCACCCGGCTTTTTCTCTCAGTACACACAGCCGACGTCTCCGGTCTATCCCGGACATCCTCCCGTCAGCCAGTGcctgtcctcctcccccacttcccgtcctcctttctttccctccccctcctcctcttcctcctttaccGCTCCTCCGTCCTCCGGAGGGTCTTTCCAGCATGGCGGGCCGGGATCTCCTGTGTCGTACATGCCTCGTCCTCCGCCGCCGATCGGATTCTCAG GGCCTCAGAATGGCTGGAATGACCCGCCGGCCCTGAACAGAGCATCGAAGAAGAAG CCGCCTCCAATGAACTACACCCCTCCTGCCCCCATCACTGCCCCCATCATGGCTCCGCTGGGCGCCGACCCTCAGGCCCAGCTGGTCCCCTCTGGGGCTCCTCAAGCTATGGGCCAGGGGCATCACGGTGCCCAGACCCCCTCCTCaggcatgcagcagcagcaccagcagcagcaccagcagcaccagcagcagcagctctcccCTCCCATGAACCCTGCATTGCCCAAAACCAGTATGGAGGGGGCACCAGGAGCTCCCACTGGAGATgttatacag CCTCTGCGGTCCATCCCCGCGGAGAAGATCATGAAGAAGCCGATCCCCGAGGAGCACCTGGTCCTGAAGAACACGTTCGAGGGGCTCATCCAGAAGTGCTTGGCTGTAGCCACCGACCCG CAAACCAAGAGGAAGCTCGACGACGCCAACAAACGTCTGGAGGCGCTCTACGACAAACTCCGAGAGCAGACG CTCTCTCCTGCCATTGTAGGAGGACTTCATAACATCGCCAGGAGCATCGAGTCCCGAGCCTACGCCGAGGGCCTcggcatccacacacacatcgtcAGTCACAGCAACTTCAGCGAGACGTCGGCGTTCATGCCCGTCCTCAAGGTGGTGCTGACGCAAGCCAACAAACTCGGGGTGTGA